A single window of Paroedura picta isolate Pp20150507F chromosome 8, Ppicta_v3.0, whole genome shotgun sequence DNA harbors:
- the LOC143843771 gene encoding lipase member M-like, with the protein MDLYTLNEAVINWRTCDTLSLSLFMSFKVLAAGKVSTLQLSVELVQKRASDQQPQIFKMLQRIAMTFLALGFIHSERPLKQERKVNPEAFMNISEIIQYEHYPNEEYEVLTDDGYYLIVNRIPHGRENPDSKGPKPAVLMLPGILTNSATWVANMANNSLGFVLADAGFDVWLANNRGSRWCRRHQHFSWDQEEFWDFSFHEMGMNDLPAIINFILDKTGQQQIFYVGYSQSVTAAFIAFSAMPHLAQKIKILFALGPVYLLHSNKFPFAKFAYTPAALLKAVLGKREYCILPNNGFRQFVSKLCSRRFWDKICSKLLFMAGGIDQNNVNMSRMDVYAAHLPGCTSLKNLLHWAQVIQSGALKPFDYGSKNIEKYNQTIPPSYKVKDMKVPTVIWSGGQDIVASPKDIEVLLPVLGNVIYYRQIPHWMHYDFLFGIDAHQQVYDELVKMIKHFS; encoded by the exons ATGGATCTCTATACCCTTAATGAGGCTGTAATTAATTGGAGGACATGTGATACACTAAGTCTCAGCCTCTTCATGTCCTTTAAAGTCCTGGCAGCTGGCAAGGTTTCCACACTTCAGTTATCTGTAGAACTCGTACAGAAAAGAGCTTCTGACCAACAGCCACAG ATATTCAAGATGCTTCAACGGATTGCCatgacttttttggccctgggaTTTATACATTCGGAACGCCCcctgaaacaagagagaaaagtcAATCCTGAAGCATTCATGAATATT AGTGAGATCATACAGTATGAACACTATCCAAATGAAGAGTATGAAGTACTTACAGATGATGGCTACTATCTGATCGTCAACCGAATTCCTCATGGCAGAGAAAATCCAGACAGCAAAG GTCCAAAGCCTGCTGTCTTAATGCTGCCCGGCATACTGACAAACAGTGCAACTTGGGTGGCTAATATGGCGAACAACAGCCTAGGCTTTGTGCTGGCAGATGCTGGTTTTGATGTCTGGTTGGCAAACAACAGAGGCAGCAGATGGTGTAGAAGACATCAACATTTTTCATGGGATCAAGAGGAATTCTGGGATTTCAG tTTTCATGAAATGGGAATGAATGACTTGCCAGCCATTATAAACTTTATTCTTGATAAAACTGGACAACAGCAAATCTTTTATGTAGGCTACTCTCAGAGTGTTACCGCAG CTTTCATTGCATTTTCAGCcatgccccatttggctcagaAAATCAAAATACTTTTTGCACTTGGTCCTGTGTATTTGCTGCACAGTAATAAATTCCCATTTGCTAAATTTGCATATACACCTGCTGCCCTTTTGAAG GCTGTGCTGGGTAAGAGAGAATATTGTATCCTGCCAAATAATGGTTTCAGACAATTTGTGTCTAAATTGTGCAGCAGACGCTTCTGGGACAAAATTTGTTCCAAACTTCTTTTCATGGCTGGTGGAATTGATCAAAATAATGTTAATAtg AGTCGAATGGATGTCTATGCAGCACATTTACCAGGCTGTACCTCCTTGAAAAATCTCCTACACTGGGCACAG GTGATTCAAAGTGGAGCATTGAAACCATTTGACTATGGTTCTaaaaatatagagaaatataATCAG aCTATTCCTCCTTCATACAAGGTAAAAGATATGAAAGTACCAACTGTTATATGGAGTGGTGGACAGGACATCGTAGCTTCCCCAAAAGATATTGAAGTTTTACTCCCTGTTCTTGGGAATGTGATATATTACAGACAGATTCCCCATTGGATGCATTACGATTTTCTATTTGGCATTGATGCACATCAGCAAGTATATGATGAACTTGTTAAAATGATCAAGCATTTTTCTTAA